A stretch of Deinococcus radiotolerans DNA encodes these proteins:
- a CDS encoding ABC transporter permease: MGTYALRRVIQMIPLLLVISLLIFALTALQPGDPVDQLVFGNSNITPEDIARLKAAYGLDQPWITRYFFWLKQAVTGNFGYSQDFGVPALDFVFQSRLPNTLLLTVPALVISTLIAVPLGIFSAVRQYSALDYVLTFLAFLAVSAPVFWVGALALYFFAVYLPGATGGALSLPPGGLGSPDLPADASAWVVFADKLKYLLLPMMILMLREIAVTLRFMRANMLETLTQDYVRTARAKGLADRRVLYKHALRNAVTPIVTLLGLSIPGLFGGAVITETVFSWPGMGKAILDALVSKDFNVVMVCLMMLAVLTVVFQLLTDLAYAIVDPRIRYA; this comes from the coding sequence ATGGGAACCTACGCATTACGCCGCGTCATTCAGATGATCCCGCTGCTGCTGGTGATCAGCCTGCTGATCTTCGCGCTGACCGCCCTGCAACCCGGTGACCCGGTGGATCAGCTGGTGTTCGGGAACAGCAACATCACCCCCGAGGATATCGCCCGCCTGAAAGCGGCGTACGGTCTGGATCAGCCGTGGATCACGCGGTACTTCTTCTGGCTCAAGCAGGCCGTGACCGGGAATTTTGGGTACTCGCAGGACTTCGGGGTGCCCGCGCTGGACTTCGTGTTCCAGAGTCGCCTGCCCAACACCCTGCTCCTGACCGTCCCGGCGCTGGTCATCAGTACGCTGATCGCCGTGCCGCTGGGTATCTTCAGCGCGGTGCGGCAGTACTCGGCGCTGGATTACGTGCTGACCTTCCTGGCGTTCCTGGCGGTCAGCGCCCCGGTGTTCTGGGTGGGGGCGCTCGCGCTGTACTTCTTCGCGGTGTACCTGCCTGGCGCGACTGGTGGGGCGCTGTCCCTGCCACCTGGGGGCCTGGGCAGCCCGGACCTACCCGCGGACGCGAGTGCCTGGGTGGTCTTCGCGGACAAACTGAAGTACCTGCTGCTGCCCATGATGATCCTGATGCTGCGCGAGATTGCCGTGACGCTGCGCTTCATGCGCGCCAACATGCTCGAGACCCTCACGCAGGATTACGTGCGGACCGCCCGGGCCAAGGGCCTCGCGGACCGCCGGGTGCTGTACAAGCACGCGCTGCGCAACGCCGTGACGCCCATCGTGACCCTGCTGGGCCTAAGCATCCCCGGGCTGTTCGGCGGAGCCGTGATCACCGAGACGGTATTCTCCTGGCCCGGCATGGGCAAGGCCATCCTGGACGCGCTGGTCAGCAAGGACTTCAACGTGGTCATGGTCTGCCTGATGATGCTGGCCGTGCTGACCGTGGTGTTCCAGCTGCTGACTGACCTTGCCTACGCCATCGTTGACCCCCGGATCCGGTACGCCTGA
- a CDS encoding ABC transporter permease encodes MTTVPAPAAAPARSRSTFQIALRRLRRHKAAMASLIVITALILLALFAPVIAPYDPNAQDLNGIYAPPGAQHVLGQDSLGRDLLSRIIYGSRVSLIVGFTVALFSVALGTVMGLLAGFLGRWVDTTISRFIEIMLSIPELPLQLTLSGLFAVSDVPTIAALRQNPNSSVFIIVGIFTFFGWMGTARLVRGEVLKLKNLEYVDAARALGANSSRIMFRHLVPNVVAVIIVNGTLAVGGAILGEAALSFLGFGIQPPVSTWGNMLSNANEVVLEHPFIAVYPGLAILLTVLAFNFLGDGLRDAFDPKSRL; translated from the coding sequence ATGACTACAGTGCCCGCACCTGCCGCCGCTCCTGCCCGGAGCCGCTCGACCTTCCAGATTGCTCTGCGCCGACTGCGCAGGCACAAGGCCGCCATGGCCAGCCTGATCGTGATCACCGCGCTGATCCTGCTGGCCCTGTTCGCTCCGGTCATCGCGCCGTACGATCCCAACGCGCAGGACCTGAACGGCATCTACGCGCCGCCGGGCGCGCAGCACGTGCTGGGGCAGGACAGTCTGGGCCGCGATCTGCTCTCACGCATCATCTACGGCAGCCGCGTGAGTCTCATCGTGGGCTTCACGGTGGCGCTGTTCAGCGTCGCGCTCGGGACCGTGATGGGCCTCCTGGCGGGCTTCCTGGGGCGCTGGGTGGACACGACCATCAGCCGCTTCATCGAGATCATGCTGTCCATCCCCGAACTGCCCCTCCAGCTGACCCTCAGCGGCCTGTTCGCCGTGAGTGACGTTCCGACCATCGCGGCGCTGCGGCAGAATCCGAACTCCAGCGTGTTCATCATCGTCGGGATCTTCACCTTCTTCGGCTGGATGGGCACGGCCCGGCTCGTGCGTGGCGAGGTGCTGAAACTCAAGAACCTGGAGTACGTGGACGCTGCCCGCGCGCTGGGTGCGAACAGCAGCCGCATCATGTTCCGGCACCTCGTGCCGAACGTCGTAGCCGTCATCATCGTGAACGGCACCCTCGCGGTGGGCGGCGCGATTCTGGGGGAGGCGGCGCTGTCCTTCCTGGGGTTCGGCATCCAGCCCCCGGTGAGCACCTGGGGCAACATGCTCTCCAACGCGAACGAGGTCGTGCTGGAACACCCGTTCATCGCGGTGTACCCGGGCCTGGCGATCCTGCTGACCGTGCTGGCCTTCAATTTCCTGGGAGACGGCCTGCGCGACGCCTTCGACCCCAAGAGCCGCCTGTAA
- the ruvC gene encoding crossover junction endodeoxyribonuclease RuvC: MIVLGIDPGLANLGLGLVEGDVRKARHLYHVCLTTESAWIMPRRLQYIHEEVSRLLTEYRPDAVAIEDQILRKQADVAFKVGQAFGVVQLACAQAGVPVHTYGPMQVKRSLVGTGRAEKEQVIYMVKASLGVRELFNNHAADALALALTHLASAPLQARTAGLALR; this comes from the coding sequence GTGATCGTGCTCGGTATTGACCCCGGACTTGCAAACCTCGGCCTTGGGCTGGTGGAAGGTGACGTGCGCAAGGCCCGTCACCTGTACCACGTGTGCCTGACCACCGAGAGTGCCTGGATCATGCCGCGCCGCCTCCAGTACATCCACGAGGAGGTCAGCCGCCTGCTGACCGAGTACCGCCCGGACGCCGTGGCCATCGAGGACCAGATCCTGCGCAAGCAGGCGGACGTGGCCTTCAAGGTCGGGCAGGCGTTCGGCGTGGTGCAGCTGGCGTGCGCGCAGGCGGGCGTGCCCGTGCATACCTACGGCCCCATGCAGGTCAAGCGCTCCCTGGTCGGTACCGGGCGCGCGGAGAAGGAACAGGTCATCTACATGGTCAAGGCGAGCCTGGGCGTGCGTGAACTGTTCAACAACCACGCGGCGGACGCGCTTGCCCTGGCCCTGACCCACCTGGCGAGCGCACCCCTACAGGCCCGCACAGCCGGACTGGCGCTGCGCTGA